The following are from one region of the Rhinoraja longicauda isolate Sanriku21f chromosome 11, sRhiLon1.1, whole genome shotgun sequence genome:
- the LOC144598027 gene encoding volume-regulated anion channel subunit LRRC8B-like, which produces MFSVTEFKWLTDPQTAYRILKPWWDVFGHYICMVMLLIALLGGTLQIVQNKMLCLPCKLVVDSYCRPPWELMGPNGSMPPALAGIKNLLDRQQYAFIDAVCYEKQLHWFSKFFPYLVLWQTLLFLICSNFWFKYPSTSSRLEHFITILHKCFDSPWTTRALSEAVEIVGEKQPYRKSKVAVKVSFSSIGAEAGSKLAQNRVEPNLADTAERTILDQKEGEQAKAIFEKVKKFKVHVEAKDIIYKLYMRQIIFKVVLFLVIITYTPYYVINMNFEVPCRVDIEMFTGYREYHCVHSLATMFRVLASFYAILVALHGILNAYSLYWMLRRSLKKYSFETVREESSYRDIPDIINDFAFILHLSDQYDPLYSKRFSVFLSEVSEKKLKQINLNLEWTAERLRHKLQKNPQDKVELSMFMISGLPDAVFDLKELEVLKLELITEAKFQAAMSQLTNLKELHLYHSPTVVDPQAMNCLAENLQTLHVKFTDMDKAPRWIFNLKNLTELHLTGNIRMERNQFVSLSGFENLKKLKVLHMKNSLPHIPAVVTGTGLLLNRLCIDNEGSKLTVFNTLKNMVSLTHLELHNCDLERIPHSIFSLYNLREIDLKGNRLKTIEEIISFQHLKWLTCLKLWHNAIAYIPLQIGILSNLEQIYLNNNRIETIPPQLFLCSKLRYLDFSHNHLTAIGEEIGELAHLQYLNVSNNNLEALPDQLFSCKNLRTLLVSRNSLTVLSPLVGELVNLIFLELLGNQLELLPTELSECNFKQGGLVVEEALFNTLPAAFREHLGKSEKDQL; this is translated from the exons ATGTTTTCCGTGACCGAGTTCAAATGGCTGACAGATCCACAGACAGCTTACCGCATACTAAAGCCATGGTGGGACGTGTTTGGCCATTACATCTGCATGGTGATGCTCCTGATAGCGCTGCTGGGTGGAACTCTTCAGATCGTCCAGAACAAAATGCTTTGCCTTCCTTGCAAGCTGGTGGTGGACAGTTATTGCAGGCCTCCCTGGGAGCTGATGGGCCCAAACGGGAGCATGCCTCCCGCCCTGGCCGGCATCAAGAACCTCCTTGACCGGCAGCAGTACGCCTTCATCGACGCCGTGTGCTACGAGAAGCAGCTGCACTGGTTCTCCAAGTTCTTCCCCTACCTGGTGCTCTGGCAGACACTTCTCTTCCTGATATGCAGCAACTTCTGGTTCAAGTACCCGAGCACCAGCTCCAGGCTGGAGCATTTCATCACCATCCTACACAAGTGCTTCGACTCGCCCTGGACAACCCGCGCCCTGTCCGAGGCGGTGGAGATCGTGGGCGAGAAGCAGCCCTACCGCAAGTCCAAGGTGGCCGTCAAGGTGTCCTTCTCCTCCATCGGCGCCGAGGCAGGATCCAAGCTCGCCCAGAACAGGGTGGAGCCCAACCTGGCCGACACGGCCGAGAGGACCATCCTGGACCAGAAGGAAGGCGAGCAGGCCAAGGCCATCTTCGAGAAGGTGAAGAAGTTCAAAGTGCACGTGGAGGCGAAGGACATCATCTACAAACTGTACATGCGGCAGATCATCTTCAAGGTCGTCCTGTTCCTGGTTATCATCACCTACACCCCTTATTATGTGATCAACATGAACTTCGAGGTCCCGTGCAGAGTGGACATCGAGATGTTCACGGGATACAGGGAGTACCACTGTGTCCATTCTCTGGCGACCATGTTCAGGGTCCTGGCGTCCTTCTATGCGATCTTGGTGGCCCTGCACGGGATACTCAATGCCTACAGCCTGTACTGGATGCTCAGGCGCTCGCTGAAGAAGTACTCCTTCGAGACGGTCCGGGAGGAGAGCAGCTACAGGGACATCCCCGACATCATCAACGACTTCGCCTTCATTCTCCACCTCTCCGACCAGTACGACCCGCTCTACTCCAAGCGCTTCTCCGTCTTCCTCTCGGAGGTCAGCGAGAAGAAGCTGAAGCAGATCAACCTGAACTTGGAGTGGACCGCCGAGAGGCTGAGGCACAAGCTGCAGAAGAACCCTCAGGACAAGGTGGAGCTGTCCATGTTCATGATCAGCGGCCTCCCCGACGCCGTCTTCGACCTGAAGGAGCTGGAGGTGCTGAAGCTGGAGCTGATCACCGAGGCCAAGTTCCAGGCGGCCATGTCCCAGCTGACCAACCTGAAGGAGCTGCACCTGTACCACTCGCCCACCGTGGTCGACCCCCAGGCGATGAACTGCCTGGCCGAGAACCTGCAGACCCTGCACGTCAAGTTCACCGACATGGACAAAGCCCCCCGCTGGATATTCAACCTGAAGAACCTGACCGAGCTCCACCTGACGGGCAACATCAGGATGGAGAGGAACCAATTCGTGTCCCTCAGCGGCTTCGAGAACCTGAAGAAGCTGAAGGTGTTGCACATGAagaacagcctccctcacatcccGGCGGTGGTCACGGGCACGGGGCTCCTCCTCAACCGGCTGTGCATCGACAACGAGGGGTCCAAGCTCACCGTCTTCAACACCCTGAAGAACATGGTCAGCCTGACCCACCTGGAGCTGCACAACTGCGACCTCGAACGCATCCCGCACTCGATCTTCAGCCTGTACAATCTGCGCGAAATCGACCTGAAGGGCAACAGGTTGAAGACCATCGAGGAGATTATCAGCTTCCAGCACTTGAAGTGGCTCACTTGCCTCAAGCTTTGGCACAACGCGATCGCGTACATCCCGCTGCAAATCGGGATACTGTCCAACCTGGAGCAGATCTACCTCAACAACAACAGGATCGAGACCATCCCCCCGCAGCTGTTTCTGTGCAGCAAGTTACGGTACTTGGACTTCAGCCACAACCACTTGACCGCAATCGGAGAAGAGATTGGAGAGCTGGCACATCTTCAGTATCTCAACGTCTCCAACAATAAC CTGGAAGCATTGCCGGACCAACTGTTTTCGTGCAAGAACTTGCGGACGCTGCTCGTGAGCAGAAACAGCCTGACGGTGCTCTCCCCGCTGGTGGGCGAGCTGGTGAACCTTATATTCCTCGAGCTCCTGGGCAACCAGTTGGAACTGCTGCCCACGGAACTCAGCGAGTGCAACTTCAAGCAAGGCGGCCTGGTGGTGGAAGAGGCCCTCTTCAACACCTTGCCCGCTGCGTTCAGGGAACACTTGGGAAAGAGCGAGAAAGACCAATTATAA